In one window of Tellurirhabdus rosea DNA:
- a CDS encoding SusC/RagA family TonB-linked outer membrane protein: MNKRVLQVAVLCAAVCGASGIPQEASAQFWARAQAPRMPQTIEANPGKRPQSLKRILNELETRYRVTFAFDESLVQGRQAVAVSGRTLEESLTQVLTPLGLRYRKVKDNIYVVLESEKPAATPSSAATSEPKNAVAQAVVRRITGTVTDEAGVGLPGVNVLEEGTTNGTSTDAEGKFALNVSDEARRLVVSSIGYQSQTIDITSQTTLAVRLVEDNRTLNEVVVVGYGTQRRGDLTGAIGIVQPEEIKKVQTATVTEQLQGRIAGVNVTTTGRPGGQADVKIRGIGSFANSNPLYVIDGLQVGTPGQAFNPADVESIQVLKDASATALYGSRGMNGVIIITTKRGKSGTPRVDFATYAGVQSIPKRLDLMNAQEYIAANRVAYQNAGLRPQALRTDVDTDWQNEFFKNGLINDNTVTVSGGGTNANYLISANFFNQDGTVEGPNFKRYQIRANTGFTKGRFRIGQTLNIGRTYETRLNGNPFIDLMRMLPTIPVLDPTNPGGYGIGDSRGLDGATASNGNTFGTNPIGAQRLITDTRQANQVQGTLYGEVDILPFLTYRIQGSLEYYSYYDKYIRRYGRLSQNAPLDPNQLREQRGEIFNPQIEHLLTFNKDFGKHHVDALAGYTFYTTNDRYTRATVSGLSNDLWVPRLGTISPQVGGEEFASTLISYLGRVNYSYDGRYLAQVNFRRDGSSNFGANNKYGNFPSVSLGWRLSQEPFLQNTTAVSDLKLRASYGVVGNQAIPPYEIQQFIRSNVNYVLGPNQTIVPGATNLRLTNPNLRWESKQQIDLGVDAAFLSNRLTVTLDYFYAKSTDLLTRVPIPITAGSTGDNPFENIASVENKGIELQLGYTNKTTTGLQYGLTGTLAAVRNKVLGLVPANNNQPIFGWGNVTRTAVGRSIGEFFMLKQEGVFQTQAEIDNSPQRGQGFTPGDIRWADTNGRDENGNLTGQPDGVFNAEDDRTYVGSPFPKFEYSLNATAAWKGFDVTAYFYGVQGNSIFSPMAYWLGRYDDNGNYFADEPFWTGAGTSTTNPKPVIGDRTPNAFFNTTRWLSPGSYLRLRTFQLGYTVPAGLLQKTRAISTLRVYVAAQNLFTISKYKFYNPEVVGPDGTFGRGIDDGSYPGSRVITGGLQVSF; this comes from the coding sequence ATGAACAAACGAGTACTTCAGGTAGCTGTCCTCTGCGCGGCGGTTTGCGGCGCTTCGGGGATACCCCAAGAAGCTTCGGCGCAATTCTGGGCCAGAGCGCAGGCTCCCCGGATGCCGCAAACGATCGAGGCGAATCCCGGCAAACGACCGCAGTCGCTGAAACGCATACTGAACGAACTGGAAACCCGCTACCGGGTCACTTTTGCCTTTGACGAATCGCTCGTGCAGGGCCGACAGGCCGTAGCCGTGTCCGGACGGACCCTCGAAGAAAGTCTGACGCAGGTGCTGACGCCGCTGGGCCTTCGTTACCGGAAAGTAAAAGACAACATTTATGTGGTGCTGGAAAGCGAAAAACCCGCCGCAACCCCTTCCTCTGCGGCGACCAGTGAACCAAAAAACGCCGTCGCCCAGGCAGTCGTTCGTAGAATCACCGGTACGGTGACGGACGAAGCGGGGGTTGGCCTGCCGGGCGTGAACGTTTTGGAAGAAGGAACCACCAACGGAACATCGACCGACGCCGAAGGCAAATTTGCGCTCAACGTCTCGGACGAGGCCCGGCGGCTGGTCGTGTCGAGCATCGGCTACCAGTCGCAGACCATCGACATCACCAGCCAGACCACCCTGGCCGTACGGCTGGTGGAGGATAACCGCACGCTGAACGAAGTGGTAGTGGTGGGTTATGGCACCCAGCGCCGCGGCGACCTGACCGGCGCCATCGGCATCGTGCAGCCCGAAGAAATCAAGAAAGTGCAGACGGCCACCGTCACCGAACAGTTGCAGGGCCGCATTGCCGGGGTCAACGTGACGACGACCGGACGGCCGGGCGGGCAGGCCGATGTCAAAATTCGGGGAATCGGCTCGTTTGCCAATTCTAACCCGCTGTACGTCATCGACGGATTACAGGTCGGCACGCCCGGTCAGGCGTTCAACCCGGCGGATGTAGAGTCGATTCAGGTGCTGAAAGATGCCTCGGCCACGGCGCTGTACGGCTCGCGGGGCATGAACGGCGTCATCATCATCACGACCAAACGGGGCAAAAGCGGCACGCCGCGCGTCGATTTTGCGACGTACGCGGGCGTGCAGAGCATCCCGAAACGACTCGACCTGATGAACGCCCAGGAATACATCGCCGCCAACCGGGTTGCCTACCAGAACGCCGGTCTCCGGCCCCAGGCGCTGCGGACGGATGTGGATACCGACTGGCAGAACGAGTTTTTCAAAAACGGGCTCATCAACGACAACACCGTGACCGTGTCGGGCGGCGGTACCAACGCCAACTACCTGATTTCGGCCAACTTCTTCAACCAGGACGGAACGGTGGAGGGACCGAATTTCAAACGCTACCAGATTCGGGCCAATACGGGCTTTACCAAAGGCCGCTTCCGGATCGGGCAGACGCTGAACATCGGGCGGACGTACGAAACCCGGCTGAACGGCAACCCGTTCATCGACCTCATGCGCATGCTGCCGACCATTCCGGTGCTGGACCCGACCAACCCCGGCGGCTACGGCATCGGCGACTCCCGCGGACTGGACGGCGCAACGGCCAGCAACGGGAATACCTTCGGGACCAACCCGATTGGAGCCCAGCGCCTCATCACCGACACCCGGCAGGCCAACCAGGTGCAGGGAACGCTGTACGGCGAGGTCGATATTCTGCCGTTCCTGACGTACCGGATTCAGGGCAGCCTCGAATATTATTCGTACTACGATAAATACATCCGCCGGTACGGCCGCCTGAGCCAGAACGCACCGCTGGACCCCAACCAACTGCGCGAACAGCGGGGCGAAATCTTCAATCCGCAGATCGAACACCTGCTGACGTTCAACAAGGATTTCGGCAAACACCATGTGGACGCGCTGGCCGGGTATACCTTCTACACGACCAACGACCGTTACACCCGGGCTACGGTCAGCGGGCTTTCCAACGATTTGTGGGTGCCGCGCCTGGGAACCATCTCGCCCCAGGTCGGCGGGGAGGAATTTGCCAGCACCCTGATTTCGTACCTCGGCCGGGTAAACTATTCGTACGACGGTAGGTATCTGGCGCAGGTCAATTTCCGCCGCGACGGTTCGTCGAATTTCGGGGCGAACAACAAGTACGGGAATTTCCCGTCGGTGTCGCTCGGCTGGCGGTTGTCGCAGGAGCCGTTTTTGCAGAATACCACGGCGGTGAGCGACCTCAAACTACGGGCTTCGTACGGCGTGGTCGGCAACCAGGCCATTCCGCCCTACGAAATCCAACAGTTTATCCGGTCCAACGTCAACTATGTGCTGGGGCCTAACCAGACGATTGTGCCGGGGGCCACGAACCTGCGGCTGACGAACCCGAACCTGCGCTGGGAAAGCAAACAGCAGATCGACTTGGGCGTGGACGCCGCTTTCCTGAGCAACCGTCTGACCGTCACCCTCGATTATTTCTACGCCAAATCGACGGACCTGCTGACCCGCGTGCCCATCCCGATTACGGCGGGCAGCACCGGCGACAACCCGTTTGAAAACATCGCCTCCGTCGAAAACAAGGGCATCGAACTGCAACTGGGGTACACTAACAAAACGACCACCGGCCTGCAATACGGCCTGACAGGAACTCTGGCGGCCGTCCGGAACAAGGTTCTTGGGCTGGTGCCGGCCAACAACAACCAGCCGATTTTTGGCTGGGGCAACGTTACGCGCACGGCGGTCGGGCGGTCCATCGGCGAATTCTTCATGCTGAAACAGGAAGGCGTTTTCCAGACCCAGGCCGAAATCGACAATTCGCCGCAGCGGGGGCAGGGCTTTACGCCGGGCGACATTCGCTGGGCGGACACGAACGGACGGGACGAAAACGGCAACCTGACCGGCCAGCCCGATGGCGTCTTCAACGCCGAAGATGACCGCACGTACGTCGGCAGTCCGTTCCCCAAATTCGAGTATAGCCTCAACGCCACGGCGGCCTGGAAAGGCTTCGATGTGACGGCTTACTTCTACGGCGTGCAGGGCAACTCCATTTTCAGCCCGATGGCGTACTGGCTCGGCCGCTACGACGACAACGGCAACTATTTCGCTGACGAGCCGTTCTGGACCGGAGCGGGCACGTCCACCACGAACCCGAAACCCGTTATCGGCGACCGGACGCCCAACGCCTTCTTCAACACCACGCGTTGGCTGTCGCCCGGATCGTACCTGCGGCTGCGGACTTTCCAACTGGGCTACACCGTTCCGGCGGGCCTGCTGCAAAAGACCCGGGCCATCAGCACGTTGCGGGTGTACGTGGCGGCGCAGAACCTGTTTACCATCAGCAAATACAAGTTCTACAACCCGGAAGTCGTCGGGCCGGATGGCACATTTGGCCGGGGCATCGACGACGGCAGTTATCCCGGTTCCCGCGTGATTACGGGCGGATTGCAGGTAAGTTTTTAG
- a CDS encoding FecR family protein, with protein MEQPDYGRYTLEDFLFDDDFRQWVTNPDAEQTLHWQRLGRQHPHLVPLMEQARGLIPAVKVNVDTLPVESKQRIWSALNTRFEEVAAGRQVAFRPSYRRVWAVAASVALLILTAGWWLLVRPSGTETVRTNYGETRTVTLPDGSEVKLNGNSMLRFARTWDNKKAREVWLEGEGFFRVRKKQTPDGSVKFVAHTAKLDISVLGTQFNVNSRHGQTAVTLVEGKVQLMERSSPQRRVIELRPGQQARLEKKEEGVRVARVRTELHDAWTRDQFVFESTPLFDIGAMLHDTYGLEIVFADEALADKRFTGNLSRQNLETLLEVLAATYDLEVVRTDQRVEFRPKP; from the coding sequence ATGGAGCAGCCCGACTATGGCCGTTATACGCTGGAGGACTTCCTGTTTGACGACGATTTCAGACAATGGGTCACCAATCCGGATGCCGAACAGACGTTGCACTGGCAGCGGCTCGGTCGTCAGCATCCGCATCTGGTACCGCTGATGGAGCAGGCCCGCGGGCTGATTCCGGCGGTCAAGGTGAACGTGGACACTCTGCCGGTCGAAAGCAAACAGCGAATCTGGTCGGCCCTGAACACCCGCTTCGAGGAGGTGGCGGCGGGGCGTCAGGTTGCTTTCCGGCCCAGTTACCGGCGCGTCTGGGCGGTGGCGGCTTCGGTGGCGCTGCTGATTCTGACGGCGGGCTGGTGGCTGCTGGTGCGGCCTTCCGGAACGGAAACCGTCCGGACGAATTACGGAGAAACCCGCACGGTGACGCTGCCCGATGGTTCGGAGGTGAAGCTGAACGGCAATTCGATGCTCCGGTTTGCCCGCACCTGGGACAACAAAAAGGCGCGCGAGGTCTGGCTCGAAGGCGAAGGATTCTTTCGGGTTCGCAAAAAACAGACCCCGGACGGCAGCGTCAAATTCGTGGCCCATACGGCCAAGCTCGACATCAGCGTCCTCGGCACCCAGTTCAACGTAAACTCCCGCCACGGCCAGACGGCCGTGACGCTGGTGGAAGGCAAGGTCCAGCTGATGGAGCGCAGTTCCCCCCAACGGCGCGTTATCGAACTGCGACCCGGTCAGCAGGCCCGGCTGGAAAAGAAAGAGGAGGGGGTCCGGGTAGCCCGGGTCCGTACAGAACTGCACGACGCCTGGACCCGCGACCAGTTCGTTTTTGAAAGCACCCCGCTCTTCGACATCGGTGCCATGCTGCATGACACTTACGGACTGGAGATCGTCTTCGCCGACGAGGCTCTGGCTGACAAGCGCTTTACGGGAAACCTGTCCCGCCAGAATCTGGAAACGCTGCTGGAAGTGCTGGCCGCCACCTACGACCTGGAGGTGGTCCGGACGGACCAGCGGGTAGAGTTCCGGCCCAAACCCTGA
- a CDS encoding RNA polymerase sigma factor — MYERYVQVLYNYGYKIAQDSQLVEDCLQDVFLALLEYRERLSPTDSIKFYLFRALRREIVRKLRENDRFCSEEEADFRAVFGVDGTWLDGQVARDQIDELLTALNLLPPRQKEAVHLRYFENLSYEEIAGVMGIEQSSAYKVIYKAIDNLQRRFVPAFLLLLQQLTLPDTHPGR; from the coding sequence ATGTACGAGCGTTATGTGCAGGTTTTGTACAACTACGGCTACAAGATCGCGCAGGACTCCCAACTGGTCGAGGACTGCCTTCAGGACGTGTTTCTGGCGCTGCTGGAATACCGCGAACGGCTTTCTCCGACCGACTCCATTAAATTTTATCTCTTCCGGGCGCTGCGCCGCGAAATCGTCCGGAAATTAAGGGAAAATGATCGGTTTTGCTCGGAAGAGGAAGCCGATTTTCGCGCCGTTTTTGGCGTAGACGGCACCTGGCTGGACGGTCAGGTGGCCCGCGACCAGATCGACGAACTGCTGACGGCCCTGAATCTGCTGCCGCCCCGGCAAAAAGAAGCCGTCCACCTGCGCTACTTCGAAAATCTGAGCTACGAGGAAATTGCCGGTGTAATGGGCATCGAGCAGTCTTCGGCTTACAAAGTGATTTACAAGGCGATCGACAACCTGCAGCGCCGCTTCGTTCCTGCTTTTCTCCTGCTGTTGCAACAGCTTACATTGCCAGACACGCACCCCGGTCGATAA